A stretch of the Nothobranchius furzeri strain GRZ-AD chromosome 5, NfurGRZ-RIMD1, whole genome shotgun sequence genome encodes the following:
- the pou3f2b gene encoding POU domain, class 3, transcription factor 2, whose protein sequence is MSDWGGAESRCASASTWQSAWEPPMGRRGSVKCEVLLIRATSPAPRVMATAASNHYSILTSSASIAHSEPGGMQQSTAYRDAQSLLQSDYPLQSNSHTLSHAHQWITALSHGEGTPWSTSPLGTEQDIKPAVQGAREEMHNSSNNLQHQSRPPHLVHQTHGNHHDGRAWRTTTAAHIPSMATTNGQSLIYSQPGFGVNGLIPGSGQGMHHHSLRDSHEDHHSPHLSEHGHPPSQHQHQHRPQSHHDHSDEDTPTSDDLEQFAKQFKQRRIKLGFTQADVGLALGTLYGNVFSQTTICRFEALQLSFKNMCKLKPLLNKWLEEADSTSGSPTSLDKIAAQGRKRKKRTSIEVSVKGALESHFLKCPKPAASEIITLADSLHLEKEVVRVWFCNRRQKEKRMTPPGGALPGSEDVYGDTPPHHGVQTPVQ, encoded by the coding sequence ATGAGCGACTGGGGCGGTGCTGAGTCCAGGTGCGCCTCGGCGTCCACTTGGCAGAGCGCCTGGGAGCCGCCTATGGGCAGGAGAGGATCTGTCAAATGCGAGGTTCTTTTAATAAGAGCGACCAGTCCGGCTCCGAGAGTCATGGCGACCGCAGCGTCTAACCACTACAGCATCCTCACCTCCAGCGCATCCATCGCGCACTCGGAGCCCGGCGGCATGCAGCAATCCACGGCATACCGGGACGCGCAGAGCCTGTTGCAGAGCGACTACCCGCTGCAGAGCAACAGCCACACGCTCAGCCACGCACACCAGTGGATCACGGCGCTGTCCCACGGAGAGGGAACCCCGTGGTCCACCAGCCCGCTCGGAACGGAGCAGGATATCAAACCAGCGGTGCAAGGCGCCCGGGAGGAGATGCACAATTCCAGCAACAACCTGCAGCACCAGTCGCGGCCGCCCCACCTGGTGCACCAGACGCACGGGAACCACCACGACGGCCGGGCGTGGAGAACCACCACCGCGGCGCACATACCGAGCATGGCAACCACAAACGGACAAagccttatttactcccagccggGTTTCGGTGTGAACGGGCTGATCCCGGGCAGCGGGCAAGGCATGCACCACCACAGCCTTCGAGACAGCCATGAAGACCACCACAGCCCGCACCTCAGCGAGCACGGACACCCCCCGTCCCAGCATCAGCACCAGCACCGGCCGCAGAGTCACCACGACCACTCGGACGAGGACACGCCGACTTCGGACGACCTGGAGCAGTTTGCCAAGCAGTTCAAGCAGCGAAGGATCAAGTTGGGATTCACGCAGGCGGACGTGGGACTCGCCCTGGGGACCCTGTACGGAAATGTGTTTTCCCAAACCACCATATGCAGGTTTGAGGCCCTGCAACTCAGCTTCAAAAACATGTGCAAGCTGAAGCCTCTGTTGAACAAGTGGCTGGAGGAGGCGGACTCCACCTCAGGCAGCCCCACCAGTCTGGACAAAATCGCGGCGCAGGGCAGGAAAAGAAAAAAACGGACTTCGATCGAGGTGAGCGTCAAGGGGGCTCTGGAGAGCCATTTTTTGAAGTGCCCAAAACCGGCCGCGTCGGAAATAATCACCCTGGCGGACAGTCTACACCTGGAGAAAGAAGTGGTGAGGGTTTGGTTTTGTAACAGGAGACAGAAGGAGAAACGTATGACGCCTCCCGGAGGAGCGCTGCCTGGGAGCGAGGATGTGTACGGGGACACGCCGCCGCACCACGGGGTCCAAACCCCGGTCCAATGA
- the fbxl4 gene encoding F-box/LRR-repeat protein 4: MLTLLSMFYYICLRRRSRSGTRGEALTSRRAVESGQRAVLPVSVEVKQYAKEVLDFSSHYGSENSMSYTMWNLAGVPNVYPSSGDFTQTAVFRAYGTWWEQCASAPLPFRRTPKDFYSQDYVELGFEEPVYPTAVEVFETYYPGAIVQIMACSHNPLSQNPPTDVRWEVLWSGEPTKALTPQARQFSPKIKHINFPTNLLRLEVNSSLQDYFTELDAVILRGVKERPMLALYKMPLIDISDPSDSEEELSEIGGSFRQEGDSKHHRAGNGYFDKLPYELIQLILSHLTLPDLCCLAQTCKLLHQHCCDPLQYTQLSLQPYWARLSDASLGHLQSRCTLLQRLNLSWTGNRGALTLTGFSSFMRACGSSLVCLEMSCCHFLNEGCLEVISQTCPTLKELNLSSCDRLPSQAFTHISKLTLLRRLVLYRTKIEQTAVLSILTFCTEMRHLNLGSCLRIDDYDVVSSMIAARCRSMRSLDLWRCRNLTDRGLTELVSGCRMLEELDLGWCPTLQSSTGCFQQLARCLPRLRKLILTANRTVSDSDIEELASCCPSLQHLDILGTRLVSAASLKKLLQSCPRLVLLDVSFCSQIDTRVVQELSSLFPKVAIKKSFTQ; the protein is encoded by the exons ATGTTAACCCTCTTGAGCATGTTTTACTATATCTGTCTGCGGCGGCGCTCCAGGAGCGGGACTCGAGGCGAGGCTCTGACCAGTCGGCGCGCCGTGGAATCCGGTCAGCGGGCGGTGCTACCAGTAAGTGTGGAGGTGAAGCAGTACGCCAAGGAGGTCCTGGACTTCAGCTCCCACTATGGTAGTGAGAATAGCATGTCCTACACCATGTGGAACCTGGCTGGGGTGCCCAACGTGTACCCCAGCTCAGGGGACTTCACCCAGACAGCTGTATTCAGAGCTTATGGAACCTGGTGGGAGCAGTGTGCCAGTGCCCCACTACCTTTCCGACGTACCCCAAAAGATTTTTACAGCCAGGATTATGTTGAGCTGGGCTTTGAGGAACCGGTCTACCCAACAGCCGTGGAGGTGTTTGAGACTTACTACCCTGGAGCCATTGTCCAGATCATGGCCTGCTCGCACAACCCATTATCACAGAACCCACCCACCGATGTTAG ATGGGAGGTGTTGTGGTCAGGGGAGCCCACCAAGGCACTGACTCCCCAGGCTCGCCAGTTTTCCCCCAAAATCAAACATATCAACTTCCCCACCAATCTGCTGCGACTAGAGGTCAACAGCTCCCTGCAGGATTACTTCACCGAGCTGGATGCCGTCATCCTGCGGGGAGTAAAAGAGCGGCCCATGCTGGCGCTTTATAAAATGCCCCTCATCGACATCAGCGATCCGAGTGACAGTGAGGAGGAGCTGTCTGAGATCGGAGGCTCTTTCAGGCAGGAAGGAGACAGCAAGCACCACAGAGCAGGCAATGGCTACTTTGACAAACTGCCTTATGAG CTCATCCAGCTGATCCTGAGCCACCTGACCCTGCCAGACCTCTGCTGTCTGGCCCAGACCTGCAAGCTGCTGCACCAGCACTGCTGTGATCCACTGCAGTACACCCAGCTGAGTCTGCAGCCCTACTGGGCTCGGCTGAGTGACGCCTCTCTGGGACACCTGCAGAGCCGCTGCACTCTCCTCCAGAGGCTCAACCTGTCCTGGACCGGTAACCGTGGAGCCCTCACCCTGACAGGCTTCAGCAG TTTTATGAGGGCTTGTGGTTCTAGCCTGGTCTGCCTGGAGATGTCATGCTGTCACTTCCTGAATGAAGGCTGTCTAGAGGTCATCTCCCAGACTTGTCCTACATTAAAGGAGCTCAATCTGTCCTCCTGCGACCGCCTCCCCtcacaggccttcacacacatctCCAAACTCACTCTCCTCCGCAGACTCGTGCTCTACCGGACCAAGATAGAG CAAACAGCCGTCCTGAGCATCCTGACGTTTTGTACGGAGATGAGACACCTCAACCTGGGCAGCTGTTTGAGG ATCGACGACTACGATGTTGTGTCCAGCATGATAGCCGCTCGCTGTCGCTCAATGCGCTCCCTGGACCTGTGGCGGTGCAGAAACCTAACAGATAGAGGCCTGACCGAGCTCGTTTCTGGCTGCAG GATGTTGGAAGAGCTGGATCTGGGCTGGTGTCCCACCCTGCAGAGCAGCACCGGCTGTTTCCAGCAGCTCGCCCGCTGCCTGCCTCGACTGCGTAAGCTCATCCTCACCGCCAACCGCACCGTCTCTGACTCGGACATTGAGGAGCTGGCTTCCTGCTGCCCTTCGCTGCAGCATCTCGACATACTCG GTACACGCTTGGTGAGTGCTGCCTCGCTCAAGAAGCTCCTCCAGTCGTGTCCTCGCCTcgtcctcctggacgtctccttcTGCTCACAGATAGACACTCGGGTCGTCCAAGAACTCTCCAGCCTCTTCCCCAAAGTGGCCATCAAGAAAAGCTTCACTCAGTGA